A genome region from Maniola jurtina chromosome 22, ilManJurt1.1, whole genome shotgun sequence includes the following:
- the LOC123876830 gene encoding antichymotrypsin-2 — MKPLFLVLLVAVGLTNARWMRKQRSDQPKDTSFIGEATNELSTTILQGYIDDEKDIAFSPLGYSAILAILAEGAKGETRNQLVSALHLPEDQNLTRKTYRYIMERLKYRNQYKYNQPELKNFFYIYKNYTINEDYKKILEDFYLTDVRSVEKHHMLEEPEDHEDEKEKKDAQKMEEVADLMPPKESNEKLISYAVEDVPTKVDISHIDYKPAKNIKEKIKYVKSSQDTKKYENDDEEETMVAVEARNHARSLDYTSRVLNEKNDIASSISVNSVGEKTSKSTSSLMLIFNGMYFRGSWKKPFDQVEPGVFYKSNTEKKQVQMMKTRGSFNTNSFPELDSEAILLPYDGDRYALLLLVPRSRDGLVRLIADLPTVPLSEIQERLREEELQVSLPTFYVDTTTKPVAALAKFGVSSIFSRDAELTGISAKEGLFVQELVQNVAVRVDNTDASASLFGVSNVVEELEALESLKNLPLQETKEPRRFCVEHPFVFYIVDRLDNLVVVAGKVTDPQTPSEN; from the exons TTTTGCTGGTAGCAGTTGGTCTTACCAACGCACGATGGATGAGAAAACAGCGATCAGATCAACCTAAGGACACTAGTTTTATTGGAGAGGCTACCAATGAACTTTCTACAACTATTTTACAG GGATACATTGACGATGAAAAGGATATTGCATTCTCTCCCCTTGGCTACTCAGCCATCCTCGCCATCCTCGCCGAAGGTGCAAAAGGCGAAACAAGAAATCAACTTGTGTCAGCTCTCCACTTACCTGAAGATCAAAATCTTACAAGAAAAACTTATCGATATATCATGGAACGGCTAAAATATAGAAACCAATACAAATACAACCAACCAGAGTTGAAAAacttcttctatatttataaaaactatACAATCAATGAAGATTACAAAAAGATTTTAGAAGATTTCTACTTGACTGATGTAAGATCAGTTGAAAAGCATCACATGCTTGAAGAACCAGAAGACCATGAAgatgaaaaagaaaagaaagatgcACAAAAGATGGAAGAAGTCGCTGACCTTATGCCACCAAAGGAATCCAACGAAAAATTGATTTCATATGCCGTTGAAGATGTTCCAACTAAAGTCGATATATCTCATATCGACTACAAGCCtgctaaaaatattaaagaaaaaattaagtacGTCAAAAGCTCTCAAGATACAAAGAAatatgaaaatgatgatgaagaagaaaCAATGGTGGCAGTAGAAGCTAGAAACCACGCGAGGAGCCTTGATTATACGAGTAGAGTTCTTAATGAGAAAAACGACATCGCTTCAAGCATTTCCGTCAACAGTGTTGGAGAAAAAACCAGCAAAT caaCAAGCTCTTTGATGCTCATCTTTAACGGCATGTACTTCCGCGGTTCTTGGAAGAAGCCTTTCGACCAAGTGGAACCCGGTGTTTTCTACAAATCTAACACGGAAAAGAAGCAAGTACAAATGATGAAGACACGTGGTAGTTTCAATACCAACTCCTTCCCTGAATTGGATAGTGAAGCTATACTTTTGCCTTACGAT GGTGACCGCTATGCTCTTCTATTGCTAGTGCCACGCTCGAGAGACGGTCTGGTTAGACTTATTGCTGATCTACCAACAGTGCCACTATCGGAAATACAGGAACGACTACGTGAAGAGGAATTGCAAGTTTCATTGCCCACATTCTATGTGGATACCACTACTAAACCTGTAGCTGCTTTGGCAAAG TTCGGAGTAAGCAGTATCTTCAGTCGGGATGCTGAGTTAACAGGAATATCCGCAAAAGAAGGCTTGTTCGTTCAGGAACTTGTACAGAATGTTGCTGTACGTGTAGACAACACTGACGCATCAGCAAGTTTGTTCGGag tTAGTAACGTCGTTGAGGAATTGGAAGCTCTGGAGTCGCTAAAGAATCTCCCTCTTCAAGAAACGAAGGAACCGCGCCGCTTCTGTGTTGAACATCCATTCGTTTTCTATATCGTGGATCGCTTGGACAATCTTGTAGTAGTTGCTGGAAAGGTCACTGACCCACAGACACCATCTGAGAATTAA
- the LOC123876834 gene encoding uncharacterized protein LOC123876834 translates to MQSVLNMAKENAVKSKIPIPVDPLPPLSEHTLNRNLVKKNEQHPRQPLETLYQEAINSKRATLNSKKVKTVLRRSNSALTKIDTQHVTIRQNNEDLDWSYNVFKDTLNFKTNNKSTVDKRALDTHKSSHVEENRVEESRKVSTPTLKSFLEPSRIRNIKRSLKRPHSRELIGISPAVNDDKRDEEQRRRLVFTDRVDSNSQPNDSWLNSYASRYNQDYGPDLFNYLMMREKPPLVPSITTSRRAVIINWLVKVNGPKGNPAAVQTAAWYFDTLLSVVEVEINKLQVVAAACYWIALKIHGNFGSAKKLVKIGANAYSAKLLKSAEIAVLKELKFPIQPVVAQDFISYFSWECDSSSFVEIEAAATLIYMAGLVVYKTLTLYPSALAAAAIRNTLNLLNKTELLAKLGKNAVYKAASKKEGNFGTICLLQIDALRKMTSPSFEYRALLENVKNHTLAEKILTCVKNKIYKPA, encoded by the exons atgcaaAGTGTCTTAAATATGGCTAAAGAAAACGCTGTAAAATCCAAAATACCCATTCCGGTGGATCCATTGCCACCTTTATCGGAACATACCCTGAACAGAAATCTGGTCAAGAAAAATGAACAGCATCCACGTCAACCACTAGAAACTCTTTATCAAGAAGCCATAAACTCGAAAAGAGCTACTTTAAATAGTAAGAAAGTTAAAACAGTTTTAAGAAGATCCAACAGTGCTTTAACTAAAATTGACACGCAACATGTGACCATACGACAAAATAATGAAGACTTAGATTGGAGCTACAACGTTTTTAAAGACACTTTAAATTTTAAGACTAATAATAAAAGTACCGTTGATAAACGTGCACTTGATACCCATAAAAGTAGTCATGTAGAAGAAAATCGTGTGGAAGAAAGTCGCAAGGTATCGACCCCTACCTTGAAGTCGTTTCTAGAACCGTCGAgaataagaaatataaaaagaaGTCTTAAGAGACCGCACAGTCGAGAATTGATAGGTATTTCTCCCGCCGTAAATGATGACAAAAGAGACGAGGAACAGAGACGTAGACTCGTTTTTACTGATCGTGTTGACAGCAACTCGCAACCTAACGATTCAT GGCTTAACTCCTATGCTTCAAGATATAATCAAGATTACGGAccagatttatttaattatctaaTGATGAGAGAGAAACCTCCTCTAGTGCCAAGTATAACTACTTCAAGACGCGCTGTTATAATTAATTGGCTTGTGAAAGTCAAC GGTCCAAAAGGAAATCCGGCAGCAGTGCAAACGGCAGCGTGGTACTTCGATACCCTACTCTCGGTTGTTGAAGTCGAGATAAATAAGTTGCAAGTGGTTGCTGCCGCTTGCTATTGGATAGCATTAAAAATACACGGCAATTTCGGGTCTGCCAAGAAGCTGGTCAAAATTGGCGCCAATGCCTACTCTGCTAAGCTTTTAAAATCTGCCGAAATAGCTGTTTTGAAAGAATTG AAATTTCCGATCCAGCCAGTTGTGGCCCAGGattttatatcatatttttcgTGGGAGTGCGATTCATCTAGTTTCGTGGAAATCGAGGCAGCAGCCACGCTCATCTACATGGCAGGCCTTGTAGTGTACAAGACCCTTACCTTGTACCCATCAGCTTTAGCAGCCGCTGCTATACGCAACACCTTGAATCTACTCAACAAAACAGAGTTACTGGCGAAGCTTGGGAAGAATGCTGT ATACAAAGCAGCGTCAAAGAAAGAGGGTAACTTCGGTACCATATGTTTACTGCAGATAGACGCACTCCGGAAAATGACATCACCAAGTTTCGAATATCGAGCCCTATTggaaaatgtgaaaaatcatACTTTGGCTGAGAAAAtcttaacttgtgtaaaaaataaaatatacaagcCTGCCTAA